The following proteins are encoded in a genomic region of Terriglobales bacterium:
- a CDS encoding NADH-ubiquinone oxidoreductase-F iron-sulfur binding region domain-containing protein, which yields KWYADLGTPKNGGTRLFCLSGHVNRPGVYELPLGYNLKKMIHEVAGGVPNGRKVKAVVPGGSSTPILAAEEIDVAMDFDSLAKIGTFLGSGGVVVVDDATCMVKFAQRIIGFYQHESCGWCIPCREGTDWLKKTLTRFHAGGGLRKDIDNIQYLAENMLGRTFCPLGDAAAMPIISIVKKFRKEFEDHLEGRPCPYEAHGAIERLSVLSH from the coding sequence GAAATGGTACGCCGACCTGGGCACGCCCAAGAACGGCGGCACTCGACTGTTCTGCCTCAGCGGCCATGTCAACCGGCCGGGCGTTTACGAACTGCCGCTCGGCTACAACCTGAAGAAGATGATTCACGAGGTCGCGGGCGGTGTGCCCAACGGGCGCAAGGTCAAGGCCGTGGTGCCGGGCGGCTCTTCGACGCCCATCCTCGCCGCCGAGGAAATCGACGTCGCCATGGACTTTGATTCACTGGCCAAGATCGGCACCTTCCTGGGGTCGGGCGGCGTGGTGGTCGTCGACGACGCCACCTGCATGGTCAAGTTCGCACAGCGCATCATCGGCTTCTACCAGCACGAAAGCTGCGGCTGGTGCATCCCCTGCCGCGAGGGCACGGACTGGCTCAAGAAGACGCTCACCCGCTTCCACGCCGGCGGCGGATTGAGGAAGGACATCGACAACATCCAGTACCTGGCTGAGAACATGCTGGGCCGCACCTTCTGCCCGCTGGGAGATGCTGCTGCCATGCCTATCATTTCCATCGTCAAGAAGTTCCGGAAGGAATTTGAAGATCACCTTGAAGGAAGACCGTGTCCGTATGAGGCGCACGGCGCAATCGAGCGGTTGTCAGTATTGAGCCATTAG
- the nuoG gene encoding NADH-quinone oxidoreductase subunit NuoG: MAEVTFTVDGHKLTVPPGTLLIEACKKVGIEVPSFCYYPGLSLQAACRMCLVEIEKMPKLQTACTVVVTEGMVVTTDSEKVHQARKSMLELLLGNHPLDCPVCDAGGECELQDMTFKYGAAESRYMEAKLHKEEQQWSPVVFFDRPRCILCYRCVRVCGEGMDVWALGVQNRGVHSVIAPNQGDHLECEECGMCIDICPVGALTSGAYRYKTRPWEMQHVSTICTHCGDGCKTTLGVRRASSGLEIVRGDNRDKSGINGDFLCIKGRYAFDFVQHPDRLRQPLLRKDGHLQPVSWEQALETAARRIREVRDSDGGPAIGVIGSTRTTNEESYLLQKFARLVLGTNNIDHHRTADFPAFSAALAGRPGATASMRDVLHASAILLIGGDPTEQHPLLAWNIRTNVRLHRGRLHVVNAAEIKLRRQAASFTAINPGSEGRLAAFLSGDDSAADSLLAASTTRDDLHALRDKLRAESGLVVIFGSEIRGDAVSTLVRFGASVPGAKFICLADYANSRGAADLGLYPGLLPGYAPVATDGRFAGEWGAPLPTTPGLAIPQMVEAAYAGRLKALYVVGANPVARFQIDPFALRNTFVVAQEMFLTETALLADVVLPAACAYEKSGTFTSTCGDLQALSKAGDFAGAKPDFELIVRLADGMGFDVRRLVPVAANDGTRADMGQSRGAQSGEADRHGVWLRSQGLEPRLSPLDPAAILDEIQRLVPGYAFSRANLLAGNDVHLDSVERGAGGASRSDLIVPAADSLFTSGTLGRYSRALNSVIENPRRAAQQEAAD, translated from the coding sequence ATGGCTGAGGTAACATTTACCGTCGACGGTCACAAGCTCACCGTCCCGCCAGGGACGCTGCTGATCGAGGCCTGCAAGAAGGTGGGCATCGAAGTGCCCTCCTTCTGCTACTACCCCGGCCTTTCGTTGCAGGCCGCGTGCCGCATGTGCCTGGTCGAGATCGAGAAGATGCCCAAGCTGCAGACCGCCTGCACCGTGGTGGTCACCGAGGGCATGGTCGTCACCACCGACAGCGAGAAAGTGCATCAGGCGCGCAAGTCGATGCTCGAGCTGCTGCTGGGCAATCATCCGCTCGACTGCCCCGTTTGCGACGCCGGCGGCGAATGCGAACTGCAGGACATGACCTTCAAGTACGGCGCCGCCGAGTCGCGCTACATGGAGGCCAAGCTCCACAAGGAAGAGCAGCAGTGGTCGCCGGTGGTGTTCTTCGACCGCCCGCGCTGCATTCTCTGCTACCGCTGCGTGCGCGTGTGCGGCGAGGGCATGGACGTATGGGCGCTGGGCGTGCAGAACCGCGGCGTGCATTCCGTCATCGCTCCCAATCAGGGCGACCACCTGGAGTGCGAAGAATGCGGTATGTGCATCGACATCTGCCCGGTCGGGGCGCTCACCTCCGGCGCCTACCGCTACAAGACGCGCCCCTGGGAGATGCAGCACGTCTCGACCATCTGTACCCACTGCGGCGATGGCTGCAAGACCACGCTCGGAGTGCGCCGCGCTTCCAGCGGACTTGAGATCGTGCGCGGCGACAACCGCGACAAGAGCGGCATCAACGGCGACTTCCTCTGCATCAAGGGCCGCTACGCGTTTGACTTCGTCCAGCACCCTGACCGGCTGCGCCAGCCGCTGCTCCGCAAGGACGGGCACCTGCAGCCCGTCTCCTGGGAGCAGGCGCTCGAAACCGCAGCCCGCCGCATACGCGAGGTGCGCGACTCCGACGGCGGCCCGGCCATCGGCGTGATCGGCTCCACGCGCACCACCAACGAGGAGAGCTACCTGCTCCAGAAGTTCGCCCGTTTGGTGTTGGGCACGAACAACATCGACCACCATCGCACGGCGGACTTTCCGGCATTCTCCGCTGCCCTCGCGGGCCGCCCCGGCGCAACCGCTTCCATGCGCGACGTCCTCCACGCCTCCGCGATCCTGCTCATCGGCGGCGACCCCACGGAGCAGCACCCGCTGCTGGCCTGGAACATCCGCACCAACGTGCGCCTGCATCGCGGCCGGCTGCACGTGGTCAACGCCGCGGAGATCAAGCTGCGCCGCCAGGCGGCAAGCTTCACAGCGATTAACCCCGGTTCCGAAGGCCGCTTGGCCGCCTTTCTCTCCGGCGATGACTCCGCCGCCGACTCGCTCCTGGCCGCGTCCACAACGCGCGACGACCTGCACGCCCTGCGTGACAAGCTCCGCGCCGAATCCGGTCTTGTGGTCATTTTCGGCTCAGAGATCCGCGGCGATGCCGTCTCCACCCTGGTTCGCTTCGGCGCTTCTGTTCCCGGGGCGAAGTTCATCTGCCTGGCCGATTACGCCAACTCCCGCGGCGCTGCGGATCTCGGCCTCTATCCCGGTCTGCTGCCCGGCTACGCGCCGGTAGCGACGGACGGCCGCTTCGCCGGGGAATGGGGCGCACCGTTACCGACCACGCCCGGCCTCGCCATCCCGCAGATGGTCGAGGCGGCGTACGCGGGCAGGCTAAAGGCGCTCTACGTTGTGGGGGCGAATCCCGTGGCGCGTTTCCAGATCGACCCCTTCGCGTTGCGCAACACCTTCGTCGTGGCGCAGGAAATGTTTCTTACGGAGACGGCGCTGCTCGCCGACGTGGTTCTGCCCGCGGCCTGCGCTTACGAAAAGTCGGGCACGTTCACCAGCACCTGCGGCGACTTGCAGGCGCTCAGCAAGGCGGGCGATTTTGCCGGCGCCAAGCCCGATTTCGAGCTCATCGTACGCCTCGCCGATGGCATGGGCTTCGACGTGCGCCGCCTGGTGCCAGTTGCAGCGAACGACGGCACGCGCGCCGATATGGGTCAGTCACGCGGCGCGCAATCCGGCGAAGCCGATCGCCACGGCGTTTGGCTGCGCTCGCAGGGCCTGGAGCCTCGACTCAGCCCGCTCGATCCGGCCGCGATTCTCGACGAGATCCAGCGGCTGGTTCCCGGCTACGCCTTTTCGCGCGCCAACCTGCTCGCCGGAAACGACGTGCATCTCGATTCCGTGGAGCGCGGCGCCGGAGGCGCCAGCCGCTCCGACCTTATCGTGCCCGCTGCCGATTCGCTGTTTACCTCGGGCACGCTGGGCCGCTACTCGCGTGCGCTGAACTCGGTGATAGAAAATCCGCGCCGGGCGGCGCAGCAGGAGGCCGCAGATTGA
- the nuoH gene encoding NADH-quinone oxidoreductase subunit NuoH, producing MDWTTYIALSLGKTVVFFVILLTAVAYTVLLERKLVARIQNRWGPTRVGPFGLLQPLADGLKFILKEDLIPGNVYKPLYVLAPMLSLTVALMAIAVIPVGENVRLPGLGFETPLQITDINIGLLFLLGVTSVGVYGVALAGWSSNSKYSLLGSLRASAQMISYELSLGLSLVGVLILSGTLSLRGIVDAQSGTYFGFIPRWNILSSTFPQVLGFFIYLTAAFAETNRIPFDLPESETELVAGYHTEYSAMKFAMFFMAEYINMFTVSCVATLLFFGGWHGPVFGPPALQAVLPLLWFVAKVFFFIFLYIWIRGTLPRFRYDQLMAFGWKVLLPLALFNVMATGLVVAWKG from the coding sequence ATGGACTGGACGACCTACATCGCGCTCAGCCTGGGTAAGACAGTGGTTTTCTTTGTCATCCTGCTGACCGCGGTCGCCTACACCGTGCTGCTGGAGCGCAAACTGGTGGCGCGCATCCAGAACCGCTGGGGACCCACGCGCGTCGGCCCCTTCGGCCTGTTGCAGCCGCTGGCCGACGGGCTGAAGTTCATCCTCAAAGAAGACCTCATCCCCGGCAACGTGTACAAGCCGCTGTATGTGCTCGCGCCCATGCTTTCGCTCACCGTGGCGCTGATGGCCATCGCGGTGATTCCGGTCGGTGAGAACGTTCGCCTTCCCGGCCTCGGCTTTGAAACTCCGCTTCAGATCACCGACATCAACATCGGCCTGCTTTTCCTCCTGGGCGTCACTTCCGTCGGCGTGTATGGCGTGGCGCTCGCCGGCTGGTCGTCGAATTCCAAGTACTCGCTGCTGGGCTCGCTTCGCGCCAGCGCGCAGATGATCAGCTACGAACTCTCGCTCGGCCTGTCCCTGGTCGGTGTCCTCATCCTCTCCGGTACGCTCAGCCTGCGCGGCATCGTGGACGCGCAGTCCGGCACATACTTTGGCTTCATTCCGCGATGGAATATCTTGTCGAGCACCTTTCCTCAGGTCCTAGGCTTTTTCATCTATCTGACCGCCGCTTTTGCCGAGACCAACCGCATCCCGTTCGATTTGCCGGAGAGCGAGACGGAACTCGTGGCCGGCTACCACACCGAGTACAGCGCCATGAAGTTCGCCATGTTCTTCATGGCCGAGTACATCAACATGTTCACCGTGAGCTGCGTGGCCACGCTGCTCTTTTTCGGAGGCTGGCACGGGCCGGTGTTTGGGCCGCCAGCGTTGCAAGCGGTGCTGCCGCTCCTCTGGTTCGTCGCCAAGGTTTTCTTTTTCATCTTCCTGTACATCTGGATCCGCGGCACGCTGCCGCGCTTCCGTTACGACCAGCTGATGGCCTTCGGATGGAAGGTGCTGCTGCCCCTGGCGCTGTTCAATGTGATGGCCACCGGGCTGGTCGTGGCGTGGAAAGGCTGA
- a CDS encoding NADH-quinone oxidoreductase subunit J yields MLHQALFFIFAIVAVAGAVNLLAQRHPINSALSLIVVMVSLSVLYLMLGAEFVAAVQVIVYAGAIMVLFVLTIMLLNAGEEERTDGSRVAARFGYPAAALFVVLMTWVVTRYGSAVPIHLGEFLGSTQDVARLLFREFLLPFEVTSVLILVAIMGAVVLARREP; encoded by the coding sequence ATGCTGCATCAGGCGCTGTTCTTCATCTTCGCCATCGTCGCCGTCGCGGGTGCGGTAAACCTGCTGGCGCAGCGCCATCCCATTAACAGCGCGCTCTCCCTCATCGTGGTGATGGTGTCGCTCTCGGTGCTGTACCTGATGCTGGGCGCGGAGTTCGTCGCCGCCGTGCAGGTCATCGTCTACGCCGGGGCCATCATGGTGCTCTTCGTGCTCACCATCATGCTGCTCAATGCCGGCGAGGAGGAGCGCACCGACGGCAGCCGGGTGGCGGCGCGCTTCGGATATCCTGCCGCCGCGCTGTTCGTGGTTCTGATGACCTGGGTAGTGACGCGCTACGGCAGCGCCGTACCCATCCACCTGGGAGAGTTCCTGGGCTCCACCCAGGACGTCGCCCGCCTGCTCTTCCGTGAATTCCTGCTGCCGTTCGAGGTCACCTCGGTGCTGATCCTGGTGGCCATCATGGGCGCGGTGGTGCTGGCCCGGAGGGAGCCGTAA
- the nuoK gene encoding NADH-quinone oxidoreductase subunit NuoK — translation MVPISWYLVLSAILFGLGAAGFLLKRNIITLFMSIELMLNAVNLSFVAFATQWKALSGHVFVFFVMVVAAAEAAVGLAIIISVFRTRQTLNADRVNLLKL, via the coding sequence ATGGTCCCTATCTCCTGGTACCTGGTGCTGAGCGCCATCCTGTTCGGGCTGGGCGCCGCCGGCTTCCTGCTCAAGCGCAACATCATCACCCTGTTCATGTCTATCGAGCTGATGCTCAATGCTGTGAATCTTTCCTTCGTTGCCTTTGCCACGCAGTGGAAGGCGCTGAGCGGCCATGTGTTCGTGTTCTTCGTGATGGTGGTGGCGGCGGCGGAAGCGGCCGTCGGGCTGGCCATCATCATCTCGGTCTTTCGCACCCGGCAGACGCTCAATGCCGATCGCGTGAACCTGCTGAAGCTATGA